The window GCAAGCTCCATTCCTTCATCACACGCTGGCATGTTCTCTATATCCCAAAGGGATAGTAGGGCATCGTTTTGTATTGGCATTGATCCCTCCGTTCTTCATCGACCTTCTAGGAATTTGACTACCCTCGACAGAACTCCGTCGTTCTTTTTTACGTCCTCTGCTTCAAGTTCCTTCATTCGCGTGTTGTACTGGCGCATCTCTTTCATGTAGGGGCTATTTCGCGGGACCATACGTTTAGAAATAGAGCGCAGTAACGTTTAGCAAATTCATTTATTCAGGGTTGGCGAAAAAACATGGTTCGATATGCGACGACGGATGATTCTGGACAGATCTGCGATATTTATAATCACTACATTTCAAAAACGCTGATCACATTTGAAGAGCAACCGGTCCCTCCCGAGGACATGGTGCAACGTATACAGGAAACTCTACAAAGTCTGCCTTGGCTCGTTTGGGAAGAGGAACAGCAGCTGCTGGGGTACGCTTATGCAAGCAAGTGGAAAGGCCGGTGCGCCTATCGTTACTCCGTCGAGTCCACGATCTATCTGCATTCCGATTCGGTTGGAAAACGGATCGGCTCTCAACTCTACAGTGCGCTGCTGACCGACCTTCGTCAGCGACAGTTCCATACCGTCATCGGTGGTATAGCACTTCCGAATGAAGCCAGCGTAGCGCTACATGAGAAGTTTGGATTCGAGAAAATTGCTCATTTCAGGGAGGTTGGTAAGAAATTCGACCACTGGATAGACGTTGGGTACTGGCAACTCATTCTGTTGAACGGCTGAAGTCCG is drawn from Edaphobacter lichenicola and contains these coding sequences:
- a CDS encoding arsinothricin resistance N-acetyltransferase ArsN1 family B, translated to MVRYATTDDSGQICDIYNHYISKTLITFEEQPVPPEDMVQRIQETLQSLPWLVWEEEQQLLGYAYASKWKGRCAYRYSVESTIYLHSDSVGKRIGSQLYSALLTDLRQRQFHTVIGGIALPNEASVALHEKFGFEKIAHFREVGKKFDHWIDVGYWQLILLNG